A genomic window from Pyxicephalus adspersus chromosome 2, UCB_Pads_2.0, whole genome shotgun sequence includes:
- the LOC140322327 gene encoding carbohydrate sulfotransferase 9-like, which yields MEANSPPEETYKYRSSIVKSVCESNNLTNVSFPLDIKVSAQLYVEHSHKFIYCEVPKVGCSNWKRIILLLNDSLGLTLSELKHYEVHSSPLLRKLSTYSLAKQQELLATYTKVMIVRDPLERVVSAYRDKFLHNDDIYYSKTVTDIIKRRLEIDVNSTNKITFQEFVRFITIENPKYRDTHWKPMFQLCDPCKIQYDIIGKFKSMNQDADFVLKTIRAPKDLKYPTMKHHSNDSRTNRDITKQYLETLPPDLYRQLLKVYSVDFSMFEYSYYNNLQ from the coding sequence ACTCCCCACCCGAAGAGACCTACAAATACCGAAGTTCCATTGTGAAGTCTGTTTGTGAAAGCAATAATCTCACCAACGTTTCCTTTCCATTGGACATCAAAGTTAGTGCACAACTCTATGTGGAACACAGCCATAAATTCATCTATTGTGAAGTTCCAAAGGTGGGCTGTTCCAACTGGAAGAGGATCATTCTTCTACTCAATGACTCACTGGGACTTACCCTAAGTGAGCTCAAGCATTATGAGGTCCATagctcacctttactgagaaaaTTAAGCACCTACTCCCTGGCCAAGCAACAAGAGCTTCTCGCCACCTACACCAAAGTGATGATTGTAAGGGATCCTTTGGAGAGGGTGGTTTCGGCATACAGGGACAAGTTCCTACACAATGATGATATTTACTACAGCAAAACTGTAACTGACATCATAAAAAGAAGACTTGAAATTGATGTCAACTCTACGAACAAGATTACCTTTCAAGAATTTGTTCGATTTATTACTATAGAAAACCCAAAATACAGAGACACTCACTGGAAGCCAATGTTTCAGCTGTGCGATCCGTGTAAAATCCAGTATGACATTATCGGAAAGTTTAAAAGCATGAATCAGGatgctgattttgttttaaagaccATTAGAGCACCAAAGGACCTAAAATACCCCACCATGAAACATCATTCAAATGATAGTCGTACAAATAGGGACATCACTAAACAATACTTGGAAACTTTGCCTCCTGACCTGTACAGACAACTTTTGAAAGTTTACAGTGTTGACTTTTCCATGTTTGAGTATAGTTACTATAATAACTTACAATGA